The sequence GCTGGCCGCTATTACGGCGATGAACGTCACCGCCGCCCACCTTGCTATTCTGCTTATCGCCAAATCAGCGCCTCTTAAAATATGTGAGGTTGATTCTATCATTGAAAACGGTCCGCGCGATGCGGTCCAGCCATCATGGCGCGCCAATTGTTTTAACGTAAAAATGTCAAGCAACTTGCAAAATCAAGGGTCTTGTAAAAATGCCATGAGCGTATTATATTTAAAAACGATGTACATAGCAGTATCAAGGATTAGTTGATTCCATCCCAACTAAAGGACTTGCCCATGCAGTTGACGCGTTATACAGATTATTCCCTCCGTGTGCTGGTCTATCTTGGCGTTTTCCCCGGCAGGCTGGTGACGATCCACGAGATCGCCGAAAGTTACGCCATATCAGGCAACCATCTGATGAAGATCGTCAACAAGCTTGGAATATGGGGCTATGTCCACACCGTGCGCGGCAAGAAGGGGGGCATCCGCCTTGCCCGCGATCCGAAGGAGATCAACATCGGTGATGTGATCCGCCATACCGAGGAGCGGTTCGACCTGGCGGAGTGTTTTCTCACGGAAAGCAACCAGTGTCCGCTTTTCCCGTCGTGCGCAATGGAGAACATTCTCAAGGACGGGGTGAAAAGCTTTCTGGCGGTGCTAGACAAGTACACGTTAGGCGACGTGCTTGGGGACCGGCCCGAGGAAATGGCTAAGCTTTTCAACAAGAAGACCTCCGCGGCGAAAACCTGACGGACCGGGCAGGGGGCTCACCCCATTAATTCCCTCAGCCCGATTTTCACATCTCCCAGTTTCCCGCCGAAATTGGCGGCGCTTATCAATATCACCCGTTTCACCCCGCACGCGGCGGCCATCCCGGCCTTCATCGCGCTCCGCACCGCTCCCAACGATTCTCCGTCCACGACTATTTCAAGGACGCATCCGGCCCCTTGCGGCAGTTTTGTTTCAACCTTGTCAATAAGCGTGGGGCAAAACGCCGCGTTGGTGGAGGCCTTTAGAAACGGATATCTTTGCGAGCCTGCCTTCGAGGCGCACCGGGCGACTCCGCCGGGAAACGGGGTGATGACGCCGGAGATCGGAGCTATGGCGGCCGCAGCTTTTCTGGCCGCGTCCAGCGCCGCATCCTGATCTTTGGCTATTATCATAAACGCCCCCCCGGCGATCCCCGCGGCTATGTAAAAAGTATCTTCCACAAAAAATTCCCCTTCCGTCACCGGGATGACCCAGCCGTCCCTGCCGCGAACTTGAGCCTGTTTCTCATGCCCGTCGCCGAAGAACTTGAGCTTGTGCCCCGTGCGGGTGGGGATAGTCCCATCCATGGCGTTGAACACGGCGGTGGCCGGGCATGTCATCACCCCCTGGCCGATCCGGAGCAGGAGGCTTTTTTCAAGAGTGTCCGCTTTGCGGGCGAAGAACATCAGCAATGCGCCGGGCCTGCCGTCGGGCGTGTCGTTTGTCTTGATCTCAAGCCCCCCTTCAGCGTCGCATCCTATGATGGAGGTGGCCATGCCGGTGGCCGATCTGACCGCCATGTCCAGCCAGTAATCGTCCTTCGCGGTGACCAGTATCCGCGCGAAAGGGGAGGTGAACGCCTCGCAATGGGTGTCGTCGATCATAACGCCGTTGATCCGCAACGTCACCTCCTTTCCCCGGCCAGCGGGAGGCGCAAGTCAAACCTCGCCCCTTCACCGGGTCTGCCGAAGGCCGTTATCGACCCGCCGTGCCGCTCGATTATTTTTTTCGTGGTGGCAAGGCCGATGCCGGTCCCCTGGTATTTGTCCGCGCTGTGCAGCCTCTCGAATATCTTGAATATCCGGTTGGAGTGAGCCTGGTCGAATCCAATCCCGTTGTCTTCCACCGACACCGTAAAAAACGCTCCCCCCGTTTCGGCTGACGCGGCCCATATCCGCACCACCGGCGGAACATCCATTTTCCTGTACTTAAGCGAGTTTGAAAGGATGTTCTGGAACGCCTGCCGCAGAAGCGTCCTGTCGCCATAGGCGGCCGGCAGCGGCTCTATTTCCACCTTGGCAGCGCTTTCCTCCACCGTCACCCGGAGGTCTTCGAGTATCTCCTTTATCAATTCCTCCAGGTTGACAGGCTCCGCGCGGCCGCCGGACCTGGCCGCGAATGAATATTCCAAAAGGGCGGTGATAAGCCCTCTCATACGCGCGGCGGCGGTGTTTATCCGGCGCAGGTAGTCCAGCGATTTCTCGTCAAGCCCCTCCGGGTATTTGGTGAGCAGGCGCTCCGAAAAGCCGGATATGGAGCGCAGCGGGGCCTGCAGGTCGTGAGAGGCCACAGCCGCGAATTCCGATAGCTCCTTGTTGGACCATTCCAGCGACTTGTTCACCGCCTCCACCTCGCGGCGGCGGCGTTGCTCGGTCATGTCGCGGAATATGCCCAGGGCCACTTTTTTTCCGCCGGCCGTTATGATGCTCCCGGTGATGGACACGGGGACGCGCTTGCCCGACGCGCCAAGCACCTCCCTTTCAGAGACCACCGCCCCCCCCGTCTCCCACATGGAGCGGAACATGGTCACGCTTTGGGAGCGCAGGTCATCAGGGATAATGTCGGGCGCCCTTAGCATGGTCAGTTCCTTTTTCGTTCTTCCGAAAAGCCGTTCGGCCATCCTGTTGGCGTCTATGATGCGGGCGTCCTCCGTGGCCAGCAGGATGGCGTCGCCGGCCTGTTCCATAAGCGACCGGTAGCGCGTTTCCGATTCGCGCAGGTCCGCTTCCCCTTTGGCCAGGGAGCGGCGCATATCGTTGAAACCCTGGATAAGCATGGCTATTTCCTCGTCCCCGGCCACGGGGATGTCCTCTATGAGGCTGCCTTCGCCCAGGCGCTTTTCCGCCTCCAGCAGGGCGCTGATAGGCCCGGCTATACGCCGCGCCACCCGGGAGGCCACCAGCGAGGAAAGGATGGTCATCGTGACTATAAAGGCGGAAAGCCGGGCCACCATCAGCCCTCCCGCGCTCAACGCCTCGCCAAGCCGTGTGCGAGTGTCCTTCAGGGCCGCCTGATGAATGGCCTCCAGGTTGGCCGCCGCTTTACGGGCCAGCGGGCCGGTCTCCCTTCCAAGAATATCCATGGCCACGTTCCAGCCTGGCTGCGAGCGAAGCTCCACCACCTTCGTGGAGAAACGCTTGAACAGGTCAAACCGCCGGGGGATCTGCGAAAGAAGCTCGCGCTGTTCGTCTTTTAACGCCTCCCTGCCGGCAATCAGTTTGTTTAGCGACTTTTCGGCTTGCCGGACAGCTTTCTCGAACATTGACCTGTGCAGTTGGGCTCCGGTGTCGATGTAGCGGGACAGTTCACCATTGGCGTCGGTGAAGTTAAAACGGAAATCGGCCATGCCGATGATCTGGCCGGAACCGGTTCCCTGCGCGGTCATCTGCTCCTCTATGCGTATTATTGTGGAGACGAGCTGTGTGATTTCCGTCACGGTGGGCAAATTGTTCTCGTAAAGCATCCGGGCCGGCTCCGCCCCCGGAGTGTGGGCCACATCCTCCACCCACCATTGGGACTCCCGCAGGTCCTCCATCGTAACGCGCAATATCGCCACACGCGCCGCCACTTCGCCCGGCCACCGGGCGGAAAGCCCTTCTATGGCCGTCATCGCCGGGTCTATATCTTCCTTCCATATCTTGTTCCGCTCGTCCCGGTACACCCCCTCTCCCAGGGCCACCCACCCGCGCAACGAAGAGGTGGAGGCGTAAATGCCGTTAAGGGCCGTGGACGCGGCCTCGTCCAGAGGGCTGCTGCGGTTCACCGCATCGCTCACGTTGGTCCTGAGGAACAGCGTCGCCGCCAGGGCGGAAACAAGCATCATCAGCCCGGCAAGGGCTATCGCCAGGTGCGAGGTGAGCAACGTGGAGAAGAGCCCCTTCCGCCTGAACATCTCCAGTATCCGGCGCGGCAGGGAGATGAGCGGGATCATTTCACCGCTCGCCTTTGAGCCAGTTGGGATCGGCGGCGGTCATCTGATCCAGTATCTTAAGCTGGGCCTCCAGAATCCCCGCGCGCTGGAAGACCTGCGAGGGGAACTTGGTCTCCGGAAAATAAAAGCTTGGCAGATTGCGCGCGCCGGGGGTCTGCTGGTGCAGATGGTCAAGTTCGGATACGATTATGAAGGCAAGGTCGTAAACATCGCTTGGATCAACGACCGCCCCTTTGAAGTCGAAGGACTTTATCACAAACGGTTTCATTCCGGAGCGCCTGTCCAGCTCGTTTATCATGCCCAGGCACTTTAAAAGGCGGGCATGGACATCGGCGGGTATCTTGCGCCGGGGCATGGGCTCGGCCGGGGGGATGCGCTCCACCCCGGGGAAACGGGCAATCAGCCGGGCGGCGTGCTTTACGGCGAGCGACACCTGCTGGAAAGCGTTGCGCGGCGCCAGCGAATTTATCAGAAGGCCGTTCAGGCGGCGGTTGGCTGAAAGAAGGAAAGCGAAATCGCATTTCACGGGCTGGCCGGCCGCGGAATCATTCTTTGGAAGCCCCATGCCCACTCTGGATTTTTCAAGAAGTGAATATACGCGCGACAGAAGGTCGGCCACGTGCGTGTCCATAATCGGCCCTTCCGGAGCGGGAGGATGCTCCTCTATATCGTGGAGCCATTCAAAGTACAGAATATTGGCCTTGTTGAACAGGGATGAGGCCAAATGGTAGCGCTCCCTTGGCGACTCCCCCTCGATGGCCACTTCAGGGATCGGCACAGGGGGCTTGCCCATTTCAAGCCGCAGGTATTCAAGCCGTAAGTTGATATCGGATGCGATCTGGTCCAATGACCGAGCCTTGGCGTTGTCCTCGCAAAAAGCCGTTGAAGAGGCGAAAAACAGCGCAAGACAACCGGTCAAGATGACGAAAAGTCCAATGCGGGCATGCTTCATAGGACAAAAAACTCCCACCCCTTTTGATAATACATGTCCCACCACCGGGAATGAAATTATAATCATTCCAGATACATATTTATTCTGCCTTATTCTTCCCGCATTTGGTACAGAAGAAATTTTGCCAGGTTAGTTGTACGCGGCCTTTCAAACTGCTATGATTCATCCCATTCAGGGGGATGGGCGTCCATGACGATGGACGGGAAGACCATGCCGCGCGGGCTATTAACAAATACCAGACACCTTTAACGTATTTGGCCATTTGACTGTTTATGTCCGACCTTAGCAACGAGCAGATAGAGATAATCCAGGACTTTGTCCGGGAAAGCCGCGACACGCTCGAACAGCTTGAACAGTCCATAATAGAGCTGGGCAAGGGAACCGGCGATCCTGCGGCGATAAACGTCATTTTCCGCCTGTTCCATTCCATGAAAGGGACATCCAGTTTTCTGGACCTTCGCAACATCTCCGCCGTGTCCCATGCGGCGGAGAATCTGCTCGACCTTATACGGTCTGGAACCATAGAGCTTAAATATCCGGAGCATGTGGACCTTTTGATACAGGCCACCGATTTTGCGATGGGGGCGTTGCGTCATGTGGAGACGCATCTGAACGACAACGATCTGGCCGGCGAGGCGGGGGAGTTGAAGACCAACCTGCATGCAGCCGTAGAAGCGGCCAAATCGGGCTCCGCCACTCCGGCGCCCAAGACAATAAAAATGGAAGCCCCGGCCCCGCAAAAACCGAAGGCGGAAGCGAAAAAAGTTGAAGCGCCCGCTCCAGCGCAGGCTTCTCCCAAACCAGCCGCCGCGGCGCCTCCACCACCGCCGCCACCGTCCTCATCCCGCCCGTCGGCTCCCAGCCAGGAGTACTACATTTCGCCGGAGATGGTGGAGCGGTTCATACAGGAATCCGATGAGCTTCTCCAGAAGCTCGAGGGGAGCCTGCTCGATTGGATCAAGACCCCGTCGGACAAAGAAGTGGTCTCCAGCGCTTTCCGCCACATACACAGCTTCAAGGGCAATTGCGGCTTTTT comes from Nitrospinota bacterium and encodes:
- a CDS encoding Rrf2 family transcriptional regulator — encoded protein: MQLTRYTDYSLRVLVYLGVFPGRLVTIHEIAESYAISGNHLMKIVNKLGIWGYVHTVRGKKGGIRLARDPKEINIGDVIRHTEERFDLAECFLTESNQCPLFPSCAMENILKDGVKSFLAVLDKYTLGDVLGDRPEEMAKLFNKKTSAAKT
- the fhcD gene encoding formylmethanofuran--tetrahydromethanopterin N-formyltransferase, with protein sequence MRINGVMIDDTHCEAFTSPFARILVTAKDDYWLDMAVRSATGMATSIIGCDAEGGLEIKTNDTPDGRPGALLMFFARKADTLEKSLLLRIGQGVMTCPATAVFNAMDGTIPTRTGHKLKFFGDGHEKQAQVRGRDGWVIPVTEGEFFVEDTFYIAAGIAGGAFMIIAKDQDAALDAARKAAAAIAPISGVITPFPGGVARCASKAGSQRYPFLKASTNAAFCPTLIDKVETKLPQGAGCVLEIVVDGESLGAVRSAMKAGMAAACGVKRVILISAANFGGKLGDVKIGLRELMG
- a CDS encoding PAS domain S-box protein is translated as MIPLISLPRRILEMFRRKGLFSTLLTSHLAIALAGLMMLVSALAATLFLRTNVSDAVNRSSPLDEAASTALNGIYASTSSLRGWVALGEGVYRDERNKIWKEDIDPAMTAIEGLSARWPGEVAARVAILRVTMEDLRESQWWVEDVAHTPGAEPARMLYENNLPTVTEITQLVSTIIRIEEQMTAQGTGSGQIIGMADFRFNFTDANGELSRYIDTGAQLHRSMFEKAVRQAEKSLNKLIAGREALKDEQRELLSQIPRRFDLFKRFSTKVVELRSQPGWNVAMDILGRETGPLARKAAANLEAIHQAALKDTRTRLGEALSAGGLMVARLSAFIVTMTILSSLVASRVARRIAGPISALLEAEKRLGEGSLIEDIPVAGDEEIAMLIQGFNDMRRSLAKGEADLRESETRYRSLMEQAGDAILLATEDARIIDANRMAERLFGRTKKELTMLRAPDIIPDDLRSQSVTMFRSMWETGGAVVSEREVLGASGKRVPVSITGSIITAGGKKVALGIFRDMTEQRRRREVEAVNKSLEWSNKELSEFAAVASHDLQAPLRSISGFSERLLTKYPEGLDEKSLDYLRRINTAAARMRGLITALLEYSFAARSGGRAEPVNLEELIKEILEDLRVTVEESAAKVEIEPLPAAYGDRTLLRQAFQNILSNSLKYRKMDVPPVVRIWAASAETGGAFFTVSVEDNGIGFDQAHSNRIFKIFERLHSADKYQGTGIGLATTKKIIERHGGSITAFGRPGEGARFDLRLPLAGERR